From one Streptomyces mobaraensis genomic stretch:
- a CDS encoding DUF397 domain-containing protein, giving the protein MPHVYNGMVASGIDGVVWRKSRHSNSQGSCVEFAKLPGGGVAVRNSRHPDGPALIYTPAEIEAMLLGVKDGEFDYLVAE; this is encoded by the coding sequence GTGCCACACGTCTACAACGGCATGGTTGCATCGGGCATCGATGGAGTCGTCTGGCGGAAGAGCCGGCACTCCAACTCACAGGGTTCCTGTGTGGAGTTCGCGAAGTTGCCGGGTGGCGGGGTCGCAGTGCGCAACTCCCGCCACCCGGATGGCCCCGCTCTCATCTACACCCCCGCGGAGATCGAGGCCATGCTGTTGGGCGTCAAGGACGGTGAATTCGACTACCTGGTGGCCGAGTGA